A portion of the Acidobacteriaceae bacterium genome contains these proteins:
- a CDS encoding FliH/SctL family protein yields the protein MTTPFDSPSESEVIALQFEEWSESVGPSFVDAQELANAAAERDVLTSEFQQELAVRVEEAREAARHEAHEAGEQRIHDAIEIERTAVAMACAGFAKARERYFNEIELEVVKLSLSIAERVLHREVMMDATLLAGVVRVALAKLSSADGVVLFVPADDAEEWRKAMKLTELQVQGDDLLRRGDVRLQTTAGVAELGLKPQLAEIERGFFDLLSKRHA from the coding sequence ATGACTACGCCGTTTGATTCGCCTTCTGAGAGCGAAGTGATAGCGCTGCAGTTCGAAGAGTGGAGTGAGAGTGTTGGGCCTTCCTTCGTGGACGCGCAAGAACTTGCGAACGCAGCCGCCGAACGTGACGTATTGACGTCTGAGTTCCAGCAGGAGCTTGCTGTGCGAGTGGAAGAAGCTCGCGAAGCTGCAAGGCACGAGGCTCATGAGGCGGGCGAGCAGCGTATTCACGATGCGATTGAAATTGAGCGAACGGCTGTTGCTATGGCTTGCGCCGGGTTTGCGAAAGCCCGCGAGCGTTACTTCAATGAGATTGAATTGGAAGTGGTCAAGCTGTCGCTATCTATTGCGGAACGGGTGCTGCACCGTGAGGTGATGATGGATGCGACGCTGCTTGCGGGTGTCGTTCGAGTCGCGCTGGCGAAGTTGAGTAGTGCGGATGGTGTGGTGCTATTTGTTCCTGCTGATGATGCTGAGGAGTGGCGCAAGGCAATGAAGCTGACTGAACTTCAGGTTCAGGGTGATGATTTGCTTCGTCGTGGCGATGTTCGCTTGCAGACGACCGCTGGCGTTGCTGAGCTTGGATTGAAGCCGCAGTTGGCGGAGATTGAACGCGGGTTTTTCGATCTGCTTTCGAAGAGGCATGCCTAG
- the flgB gene encoding flagellar basal body rod protein FlgB — protein sequence MSEALGRFLDLTNDQMKLTASNLANVDTPGYKTQGMNFAQAFQDAMHGIDSGAAANAGEHVFNVDGLVSRPDGNNVSMDRESLDLAKEQLQFRTGVELLKREYSRTMSAIHADSK from the coding sequence TTGAGTGAAGCGTTGGGGCGCTTCCTTGACCTGACGAACGACCAGATGAAGCTGACTGCTTCCAACCTGGCGAATGTCGATACGCCCGGTTATAAGACGCAGGGGATGAACTTTGCCCAGGCATTTCAGGATGCTATGCACGGCATTGACTCTGGCGCTGCGGCGAACGCTGGTGAGCATGTCTTCAACGTTGACGGGTTGGTGTCGAGGCCGGATGGCAACAATGTGTCGATGGATCGGGAGAGTCTTGATCTGGCGAAGGAGCAGTTGCAGTTTCGTACAGGCGTGGAGTTGCTGAAGCGTGAGTACTCGCGAACCATGTCGGCAATTCATGCGGATTCGAAGTAA
- a CDS encoding FliI/YscN family ATPase: protein MAFEPHLGLFESRLKNSPSWFWQGRIVSASAQTVESLGPPCSLGEVCELVGSDGIRYEAEVIGFRGDRVVMMPLMTCNGVRHGDAVRALGRAAEIGMGASMLGRVMDAVGRPMDGRGPLAITKSALLDGNVPDAMDRVPISEPLRTGVRAIDAMLTVGRGQRVGLFGGSGVGKSTLIGMMTRNTSADVTVVGLVGERGREVREFLEDSLGEEGLKRSVVFVSTSDQSALLRMRAAQAATAAAEFYASQGMNVLLVLDSLTRYAMAAREVGLAAGEPPTSKGYTPSVFSRLAKLVERAGRFEHGSITAFYTVLMEGDDQQDPIVDSVRSYVDGHVVLSRELASQGWYPPIQVLDSLSRTMPAVTTKEHRAKVSEVRRLMAAHERSADLVRMGAYAAGADRELDRAIAALPLIKAFLSQDLGESPLVEETMARLERLAL, encoded by the coding sequence ATGGCCTTTGAACCACATCTCGGTTTGTTTGAATCACGGTTGAAGAACTCTCCTTCCTGGTTTTGGCAAGGCAGGATCGTGTCTGCCAGCGCCCAGACGGTAGAGAGTCTTGGGCCGCCGTGTTCGTTGGGGGAGGTGTGTGAACTGGTGGGATCGGATGGTATTCGGTACGAAGCTGAGGTGATCGGGTTTCGTGGTGATCGAGTTGTCATGATGCCGCTGATGACATGCAATGGTGTTCGCCATGGCGATGCGGTTCGTGCGCTAGGACGGGCTGCGGAGATTGGTATGGGCGCGTCCATGCTGGGGCGAGTGATGGACGCTGTCGGACGTCCTATGGATGGGCGTGGGCCGTTGGCGATAACGAAGTCCGCACTGCTGGATGGGAATGTGCCGGATGCTATGGACCGGGTTCCGATCAGCGAGCCGCTACGTACTGGTGTTCGTGCGATTGACGCGATGTTGACGGTTGGGCGTGGTCAACGTGTGGGACTCTTCGGTGGGTCGGGTGTAGGAAAAAGCACGTTGATCGGAATGATGACACGCAATACCTCTGCAGATGTGACCGTGGTGGGATTGGTAGGGGAGCGCGGGCGCGAGGTGAGGGAGTTCCTGGAAGATTCACTTGGTGAAGAGGGTCTTAAACGTTCGGTGGTCTTCGTTTCGACATCGGACCAGTCAGCACTCTTGCGCATGAGGGCGGCGCAGGCGGCGACGGCGGCGGCGGAGTTCTATGCATCGCAAGGGATGAACGTGTTGTTGGTGTTGGACTCCCTGACGCGCTATGCGATGGCTGCTCGTGAGGTGGGGTTGGCGGCAGGCGAGCCTCCAACGAGTAAGGGGTATACGCCGAGTGTGTTTTCGCGTCTGGCGAAGTTGGTGGAGCGTGCTGGCAGGTTTGAGCACGGTAGCATTACGGCTTTCTATACGGTGCTGATGGAAGGAGACGATCAGCAGGATCCGATCGTCGATAGCGTGCGTTCGTATGTGGATGGCCATGTTGTTCTGTCGCGTGAACTGGCTTCGCAGGGGTGGTATCCGCCGATTCAGGTGCTTGATTCGCTGAGCCGCACGATGCCTGCTGTGACGACCAAAGAGCATCGTGCCAAGGTGAGCGAGGTTAGGAGACTGATGGCCGCTCATGAACGATCAGCGGACCTTGTTCGAATGGGCGCTTATGCTGCCGGTGCAGACCGAGAGCTTGATCGCGCGATTGCTGCGTTGCCTCTGATCAAAGCGTTTCTATCGCAGGATTTGGGTGAGTCTCCGCTGGTGGAGGAGACGATGGCACGACTGGAGCGGCTGGCGTTATGA
- the fliG gene encoding flagellar motor switch protein FliG, producing MTGTMTQSQQVFQPLLLPVDAGFTPSDLPGVKKAAILLLAVGNDIAKEMLQQLSERDVQRVTEEITKLQDVPAPLLTQVVTEFYGLLETQQYMVRGGRLYAERVLTDAFGEKRAKDLLNEVRELQERSTGDIAVLREMDPQQLSKFLENEHPQTIALVLAHLEPQKGSMLLMSLKPQLRVDTVRRLAEMRQFSPEMASKVALILAKRMDALGSSGRRSYSGFKSVAELLNRMDQNASRSILEGIEQTEPKLAIGIRDLMFTFDDLLTVPQTGIREILSAVDKRILATALKGSKENVRVHLCAAMSSRAVEMLEEDMEAMGPVRAKDVTAAQQELLAVARNLETEGKIVLRMESENDYAV from the coding sequence ATGACAGGAACAATGACGCAGTCGCAGCAGGTGTTTCAACCTTTATTGCTGCCAGTGGATGCAGGGTTTACACCGTCTGATTTGCCGGGAGTAAAGAAGGCCGCAATCTTGCTGTTGGCCGTCGGCAACGATATTGCGAAAGAGATGCTGCAGCAACTAAGCGAGCGTGATGTTCAGCGTGTGACCGAAGAGATTACTAAGCTGCAGGACGTGCCTGCTCCTTTGCTGACGCAGGTTGTCACTGAGTTCTATGGCTTGTTGGAGACGCAGCAGTACATGGTTCGCGGAGGCCGTTTGTATGCTGAGCGAGTGTTGACGGATGCGTTTGGCGAGAAGCGCGCCAAGGACCTGTTGAACGAAGTGCGAGAGTTGCAGGAACGTTCGACGGGCGATATTGCGGTATTGCGTGAGATGGATCCGCAACAGCTAAGCAAGTTTCTGGAGAATGAACATCCGCAGACGATTGCGCTGGTGCTTGCTCATCTTGAGCCGCAGAAAGGTTCCATGCTGTTGATGTCACTGAAGCCACAGCTGAGAGTGGATACGGTGCGACGGCTAGCGGAGATGCGACAGTTTTCTCCGGAGATGGCTTCGAAGGTTGCTTTGATTCTCGCCAAGCGTATGGATGCTCTCGGATCGAGTGGACGCCGCTCGTACTCGGGGTTCAAGTCTGTTGCTGAGTTGCTGAATCGCATGGACCAGAATGCAAGCCGTTCAATTCTGGAGGGCATCGAGCAGACAGAACCAAAGCTGGCTATCGGAATTCGCGACCTGATGTTTACGTTCGATGACCTGTTGACCGTGCCGCAGACGGGGATTCGAGAGATTCTTTCCGCAGTGGATAAGCGGATTCTTGCGACAGCGCTGAAGGGGTCGAAGGAAAATGTTCGCGTTCATCTTTGCGCGGCGATGAGTTCTCGTGCGGTGGAGATGCTGGAAGAAGATATGGAAGCGATGGGACCGGTAAGGGCAAAGGACGTTACCGCCGCGCAGCAGGAGTTACTGGCTGTTGCGCGAAACCTGGAGACGGAAGGCAAGATCGTACTCCGCATGGAGAGTGAAAATGACTACGCCGTTTGA
- a CDS encoding sigma-54 dependent transcriptional regulator, translated as MAMSDSSAGKIVVLASADAALRQRLRQSLVGMRWTVREAVGGADAIAQMEDTHAEALVMDHWLPDLEAAEFAGQVRLMYPGVDVLRVDGDPVEGSQRSPRRHELLHALREALEDLPVSLPAQALPEKSDGAAWASAPLVAPGKIAAAPGAGFFESLMAEPVTPEPTLEELAVRAGASLVDEASGAAAARVVEPVVTFPVDIPGMVGASAGMHTLARLIRLVAPTSATVLIEGETGTGKEVVAQALHALSLRANKPFAVLNCAAIPESLLEAELFGHTRGAFTGAVTSRTGRIEAAHGGTLFLDEIGEMPLALQAKMLRFLECGELQRVGDNEVVRVDVRVIAATHQDIERRAEQGTFRLDLYHRLAVFPLEVPALRTRKEDIPALSEFFLTKLGEGAPRKRLSPEALVLLQEYEWPGNVRELGHVLHRATIMAAGRMELLAEDIRLRRAGR; from the coding sequence ATGGCGATGAGCGATAGTTCGGCGGGGAAGATCGTGGTGCTGGCAAGCGCCGATGCGGCGCTGCGTCAACGACTTCGGCAGAGCCTGGTGGGAATGCGCTGGACAGTGCGAGAGGCTGTTGGCGGTGCGGATGCGATTGCTCAGATGGAAGATACGCATGCCGAAGCTCTGGTAATGGACCACTGGCTGCCGGACCTGGAGGCTGCGGAGTTTGCCGGGCAGGTGAGGCTGATGTACCCCGGCGTGGATGTGCTGCGCGTGGATGGCGATCCCGTGGAGGGTTCGCAGCGATCGCCGCGGAGGCATGAGTTATTGCATGCGTTGCGCGAGGCGCTGGAAGATTTGCCTGTGTCGTTGCCGGCGCAAGCGTTGCCAGAAAAGAGCGACGGAGCTGCCTGGGCTTCGGCCCCTTTGGTGGCGCCGGGGAAGATTGCCGCCGCGCCGGGAGCTGGGTTCTTCGAGTCTTTGATGGCAGAGCCGGTCACTCCGGAGCCTACGCTGGAGGAGTTGGCGGTTAGGGCAGGAGCAAGCCTTGTGGATGAGGCCTCGGGTGCTGCTGCGGCGAGGGTGGTCGAGCCTGTCGTGACGTTTCCGGTGGATATTCCCGGAATGGTGGGTGCAAGTGCCGGGATGCATACGCTTGCGCGATTGATTCGCCTGGTCGCTCCGACGTCTGCCACGGTGTTGATCGAGGGCGAGACCGGAACCGGTAAGGAAGTGGTTGCGCAGGCCCTTCACGCGTTGAGCCTGAGGGCGAACAAGCCGTTTGCCGTGCTGAACTGCGCGGCGATCCCAGAGTCGTTGCTGGAAGCGGAGTTGTTTGGACATACGCGTGGCGCTTTTACGGGAGCGGTAACCTCTCGAACCGGGCGTATTGAGGCTGCGCATGGCGGCACGCTGTTCCTGGATGAGATTGGAGAGATGCCGCTGGCGCTGCAGGCCAAGATGCTGCGATTTCTGGAGTGTGGTGAGTTGCAGCGGGTGGGGGACAACGAAGTGGTGCGGGTGGACGTACGCGTGATCGCTGCGACGCACCAGGACATTGAACGCCGAGCGGAGCAGGGAACGTTTCGGCTCGATCTGTATCACCGGCTTGCGGTGTTTCCGCTAGAGGTTCCTGCGCTGCGGACGCGGAAAGAAGATATTCCCGCGCTTAGCGAGTTCTTCTTGACGAAGCTGGGGGAAGGCGCGCCGAGGAAGAGGTTGTCGCCGGAAGCCCTGGTGCTGCTGCAAGAGTATGAGTGGCCCGGAAATGTTCGTGAGTTGGGGCATGTGCTGCATCGGGCGACGATTATGGCGGCTGGCCGTATGGAGTTGCTGGCCGAAGATATTCGCTTGAGGCGTGCCGGACGGTAA
- a CDS encoding flagellar hook capping FlgD N-terminal domain-containing protein: MTGIQMFGSSAPATWNDAMGTTATKQVGTMASSSSSGSTDLSTDITGADFLTLLVSELKNQDPTQPTDPETYVQQMVGVNSLEQLIDINEKL, from the coding sequence ATGACAGGCATACAGATGTTTGGCAGCAGTGCTCCGGCAACATGGAACGATGCCATGGGGACGACGGCAACGAAGCAGGTAGGGACGATGGCATCAAGCTCATCGTCGGGAAGCACGGATCTGTCTACGGATATTACGGGGGCGGACTTTCTGACATTGCTTGTGAGCGAGTTGAAGAACCAAGACCCAACCCAGCCCACGGATCCGGAAACGTACGTTCAGCAGATGGTAGGCGTGAATAGCCTCGAACAGCTGATTGACATTAACGAGAAGCTCTAA
- a CDS encoding response regulator transcription factor: MRVLVVEDDRALGQFLQKGLQMEGHVVEWCGDGESALQHAEASPADLMVLDLSLPRRDGTEVLAEVAERWPETSVLVLTGRSQLDERVRCLNSGADDCLLKPFSFHELTARCRAILRRRVQNADAVLRHGSVEMNRVDRTVKRDGKYVELTAKEFALLEFLLLRRGQSCSRGELLREVWQMAEDSSTNVVDVYVNYLRRKLAMVHPDRQSSVTVIETVRGVGYKLAEPLKKDSARAVSMEQGLARGA, from the coding sequence ATGCGAGTACTGGTAGTGGAAGATGATCGTGCGTTGGGACAGTTTTTACAAAAGGGCCTGCAGATGGAAGGGCATGTGGTGGAGTGGTGCGGTGATGGAGAGAGCGCACTACAGCATGCTGAGGCTTCGCCCGCGGATTTGATGGTGTTGGATCTGAGTCTGCCGCGACGTGATGGGACGGAAGTGCTGGCAGAGGTGGCCGAGCGTTGGCCAGAGACTTCGGTGCTGGTGCTGACTGGTCGCAGCCAGCTGGACGAACGTGTGCGTTGCCTGAATAGCGGCGCAGATGACTGTTTGTTGAAGCCGTTCAGCTTTCATGAACTGACGGCGCGCTGCCGGGCGATTCTGCGCCGTCGTGTGCAGAATGCGGATGCTGTGCTGCGGCATGGTTCGGTGGAGATGAACCGTGTGGATCGCACGGTGAAGCGGGACGGCAAGTATGTGGAGTTGACGGCCAAGGAGTTCGCGCTGCTGGAGTTTTTGCTGCTGCGGCGTGGACAGTCCTGCAGCCGGGGTGAGCTGCTGCGTGAAGTCTGGCAGATGGCGGAAGATTCCTCGACGAATGTCGTGGATGTTTATGTGAACTATCTTCGGCGGAAGCTGGCGATGGTGCATCCGGATAGGCAGTCAAGCGTGACGGTGATTGAGACGGTACGTGGAGTTGGTTACAAGCTTGCGGAGCCTTTGAAGAAGGACTCTGCTCGCGCGGTTTCGATGGAGCAAGGTTTGGCGAGAGGAGCATAG
- the fliE gene encoding flagellar hook-basal body complex protein FliE, with translation MIHPVSSAITSAIQQAATQAQTEQTAAATPFAGVFHSMVQETSSLETKANEAVTGLMNGSGVEVHDAMIATQKADMSFELALQVRNKAVAAYQQMMNMQF, from the coding sequence ATGATTCATCCGGTTTCGAGCGCGATTACGAGCGCGATACAACAGGCAGCGACACAAGCGCAGACAGAGCAGACTGCCGCGGCGACTCCGTTTGCTGGTGTTTTTCATTCGATGGTGCAGGAGACGTCGAGCCTGGAGACGAAGGCGAATGAGGCTGTTACGGGCTTGATGAATGGCTCGGGTGTTGAAGTGCATGACGCAATGATCGCGACACAGAAGGCGGATATGAGTTTCGAGTTGGCGTTACAGGTAAGGAACAAAGCCGTTGCGGCGTATCAGCAAATGATGAATATGCAGTTCTAG
- the flgC gene encoding flagellar basal body rod protein FlgC — protein MNLFGVMDVSGSALKAERVRAEVVAANMANAETTRTADGTPYKRQQVVFESSGATTAFGDVLRGQPGVHFASMGTPSAAGAIPGGVAVSGVVDDTSAPLMRYEPGHPDADANGYVAYPNINPLTEMVDLMGATRAYGANASALQAEKNMMNASLDILK, from the coding sequence ATGAACCTGTTCGGTGTGATGGATGTGAGTGGCTCGGCGTTGAAGGCAGAACGGGTGCGCGCGGAAGTTGTTGCCGCGAATATGGCCAATGCCGAGACGACTCGCACGGCGGACGGAACGCCTTATAAACGGCAGCAGGTTGTCTTTGAAAGCTCGGGTGCAACGACTGCGTTTGGTGATGTGTTGCGCGGGCAGCCAGGAGTGCACTTTGCGTCGATGGGTACACCTTCGGCTGCGGGAGCGATTCCGGGTGGTGTGGCGGTGAGCGGTGTGGTGGACGATACTTCGGCTCCGCTGATGCGGTATGAGCCGGGGCATCCGGATGCGGACGCGAATGGGTATGTGGCGTATCCGAATATTAATCCGCTCACCGAGATGGTGGATCTGATGGGAGCGACACGCGCTTACGGAGCGAATGCGAGTGCGTTGCAGGCGGAGAAGAACATGATGAACGCTTCGCTGGATATTTTGAAGTAA
- a CDS encoding flagellar hook protein FlgE: MGSFSIALTGLRAQSAALNTIGNNLANMNTTAYKHLSTTFSDLFYQQVGSSGAGNPLQQGLGVKVSGTESDLSQGSIQTTGNAEDLAIEGDGYFVVNNNGQQLLTRAGNFQLSSKGELETSEGYGVMGYAPVGGSTGATGGLIPLTLPVGSTQVASSSKSMSMSMNLDASAATGTSFSSSITLYDSLGTSHSASVTFTKTGANEWSYSMALPAGDATGSANTTGTLTFDSSGNLTSPAGSISGIQFSGLSDGASDMSLNWNLTDSQNKGLISQTAASSSVSATTQDGYASGSYTGFSIGADGSISAQYSNGQSAAVGTIALATVSNEQGLTRVGGNAYVTTASSGQAAIGAAGTGGRGSLEDDALEGSNVDISTEFANLIVAQRAFEANSKTVTTFDTVTQETINLIR; encoded by the coding sequence ATGGGATCATTTTCGATTGCATTGACGGGCCTGCGTGCGCAGAGTGCAGCGTTGAACACGATTGGCAATAACCTGGCCAACATGAACACGACGGCGTACAAACATTTGTCGACGACGTTTTCGGACCTCTTCTATCAGCAGGTTGGGAGCTCAGGGGCAGGCAATCCTCTGCAGCAGGGGCTTGGTGTGAAGGTGTCCGGGACTGAGAGCGACCTGAGTCAGGGTTCGATCCAGACGACGGGCAACGCTGAAGATCTCGCGATCGAAGGTGACGGCTATTTTGTGGTGAACAATAACGGTCAGCAGCTGCTTACGCGCGCTGGTAATTTTCAGTTGAGCTCAAAGGGAGAGTTGGAGACGAGCGAAGGCTACGGCGTGATGGGCTATGCCCCGGTAGGTGGAAGCACTGGCGCAACAGGCGGTCTCATTCCCTTGACGCTGCCTGTCGGATCGACACAGGTTGCTTCGTCGTCAAAGAGCATGTCGATGAGCATGAACCTGGATGCCTCTGCGGCTACAGGGACATCCTTTTCTTCGTCGATTACTTTGTATGATTCGCTGGGGACTTCGCATTCGGCGAGCGTTACGTTTACGAAGACGGGTGCGAATGAATGGAGCTACTCGATGGCATTGCCTGCGGGAGATGCGACGGGTTCTGCGAACACGACAGGGACGCTAACGTTCGATTCGTCTGGCAACCTGACTTCGCCAGCAGGAAGCATCTCAGGAATACAGTTCTCCGGGCTGTCGGATGGAGCGTCAGACATGTCGTTGAACTGGAACCTTACGGACTCTCAGAACAAGGGTTTGATCTCGCAGACCGCAGCTAGTTCGTCGGTGTCGGCTACGACGCAGGATGGGTATGCGAGCGGTAGTTATACGGGCTTCTCCATCGGTGCAGATGGAAGTATCTCGGCGCAGTACTCCAATGGACAGAGTGCGGCGGTGGGTACGATAGCTCTGGCTACGGTGTCGAATGAGCAGGGTCTGACTCGTGTAGGCGGTAACGCGTATGTGACGACGGCATCTTCGGGACAGGCGGCGATTGGCGCTGCCGGAACGGGTGGACGCGGAAGCCTGGAGGACGATGCGTTGGAAGGCTCTAATGTGGATATCTCTACGGAGTTTGCGAACCTGATCGTTGCGCAGCGCGCGTTCGAAGCGAACTCCAAGACGGTGACGACCTTCGATACGGTGACGCAGGAGACGATCAATCTGATTCGCTAA
- the fliF gene encoding flagellar basal-body MS-ring/collar protein FliF yields the protein MAEQQGQQSAELMTQPGVGGGVAQAVHLMNRARAIWAGMPQSKRTKLILAGAVMVAACALVSWWGTRTEWKTLYSGLEVRDLQQVESELAAAGITYETTQDGSGVEVPVALLDKARMEVAAKGTPQSGRMGFELFDKPNWVGSEFDEKVNYQRALEGELEHTIATISAVRSARVHLVMPKDSLFSDGQKPAKASVVLKLKRSTLQKEEIESIRSFVASAVDGLQPDQVTLIDADGRVNLNSVAANAQSSDEEQALSDKLVAMLEPLAGRENVRATVNIAYDQSSQERTDEVVDPTQVVAVQTQKSVQQAGAGAGHPQGVPGTASNTPITADKDGKAQLPVYPASAAQQQNASEESSTFAVTKHTTHEAVGPGRVARVTAAVLINDRALTEGAGKGSHRVWRPRTIDEMKRLEELARAAVGFEEKRGDSVVLQNIAFTGNAPEPVVTGWEKTSGELKEVLRSQPELLKNVGGALLAVLMILLVVRPVAKSTMTMLSEAKALPGAVGTRVDASSRVELQDELPELEASRSAAHALPGVEIRKSQAAIDAEGVLEYVTAHVKRDPQQTTRLLEAWIGGKERS from the coding sequence GTGGCAGAGCAGCAGGGACAACAAAGTGCGGAGTTGATGACGCAGCCGGGAGTAGGCGGTGGTGTGGCTCAGGCTGTTCATCTGATGAACCGTGCGCGTGCCATATGGGCGGGGATGCCGCAGTCGAAGCGCACGAAGTTGATTCTGGCTGGAGCTGTGATGGTTGCAGCGTGTGCGCTGGTGAGCTGGTGGGGAACTCGCACGGAGTGGAAGACGCTGTACTCAGGGCTTGAGGTTCGTGACCTGCAGCAGGTTGAGTCTGAGCTGGCAGCGGCGGGCATCACGTATGAGACGACGCAGGATGGAAGCGGCGTTGAGGTTCCGGTGGCATTGCTTGACAAGGCTCGGATGGAAGTGGCCGCGAAGGGAACACCGCAGTCGGGGCGAATGGGCTTTGAGCTCTTCGATAAACCGAACTGGGTTGGTTCAGAGTTCGATGAGAAGGTGAATTATCAGCGCGCTCTTGAGGGCGAGTTGGAGCATACGATTGCGACGATCAGCGCGGTTCGCTCTGCGCGCGTACATCTTGTGATGCCGAAAGATTCGTTGTTCAGCGATGGACAGAAGCCTGCGAAGGCTTCCGTCGTGCTGAAGCTAAAGAGGTCGACTCTGCAGAAGGAAGAGATTGAGTCGATACGGAGTTTCGTGGCAAGTGCGGTGGATGGGCTGCAGCCGGATCAGGTTACGCTGATCGACGCGGATGGGCGGGTCAACCTGAACTCTGTTGCGGCGAATGCGCAGTCGAGTGATGAAGAGCAAGCGCTTTCTGACAAGCTGGTGGCGATGCTCGAGCCATTGGCGGGTAGAGAGAATGTGCGCGCGACGGTGAATATTGCCTATGACCAGAGCTCGCAGGAGCGCACGGATGAGGTTGTGGACCCGACTCAGGTGGTGGCGGTGCAGACGCAGAAGAGCGTGCAGCAGGCCGGTGCAGGAGCGGGACATCCGCAAGGTGTTCCGGGGACGGCGAGCAATACACCCATTACTGCGGATAAGGATGGCAAGGCCCAGCTGCCGGTGTATCCGGCTTCCGCAGCACAGCAGCAGAATGCAAGCGAAGAGAGTTCTACGTTCGCGGTGACGAAGCATACGACGCACGAAGCTGTCGGACCGGGGCGGGTGGCAAGGGTTACGGCTGCGGTGCTGATCAACGATCGTGCTTTGACGGAAGGTGCGGGCAAGGGCTCGCATAGAGTATGGCGGCCTCGCACGATTGATGAGATGAAGCGGTTGGAGGAGTTAGCACGAGCGGCGGTGGGCTTCGAGGAAAAGCGTGGCGATTCTGTGGTGCTGCAAAATATTGCGTTCACTGGAAATGCTCCAGAGCCTGTGGTGACGGGTTGGGAGAAGACGAGCGGCGAGTTGAAGGAGGTGCTTCGCTCACAACCTGAGCTGCTGAAGAATGTCGGTGGTGCGTTGCTGGCTGTGTTGATGATTCTGCTGGTCGTACGTCCAGTGGCAAAGTCAACGATGACGATGCTGAGTGAGGCGAAGGCTTTACCTGGTGCGGTCGGCACTCGTGTGGATGCGTCGTCACGAGTGGAGTTGCAGGACGAGTTGCCGGAGCTTGAGGCGTCTCGATCTGCGGCGCATGCTTTGCCGGGAGTGGAGATTCGCAAATCTCAGGCGGCGATCGATGCCGAAGGCGTACTTGAGTACGTCACGGCGCATGTGAAGCGTGATCCTCAGCAGACGACACGTCTGTTGGAGGCCTGGATTGGTGGAAAGGAACGGTCGTAG
- a CDS encoding FliM/FliN family flagellar motor C-terminal domain-containing protein translates to MKTAQKLVAAVAELGVEELTGGAFEANDKWPVLQRLAIPMAVRIPLERITLREVRKLAAGCVLTSEWPAAEEVPLFAADVALSWCEFAVIDGVMAARLTRLG, encoded by the coding sequence ATGAAGACGGCACAGAAGCTTGTGGCGGCGGTTGCTGAACTTGGAGTGGAAGAGCTTACCGGCGGGGCGTTTGAAGCGAACGATAAGTGGCCGGTGCTGCAACGGCTGGCTATTCCCATGGCCGTGCGGATACCCCTGGAGCGCATTACGCTGCGTGAGGTGCGCAAATTAGCTGCTGGTTGTGTGCTGACGAGTGAGTGGCCCGCTGCAGAAGAGGTGCCGCTCTTTGCTGCAGATGTAGCGCTGAGTTGGTGTGAGTTTGCGGTGATAGACGGTGTGATGGCTGCGCGCCTAACGCGCCTGGGGTAA
- a CDS encoding flagellar basal body-associated FliL family protein, translating into MASSAAVSDVQPSSVVKVPLGSLLVVCVVAVVLAVGGSAGVLLYLSKHGKLVSTVQLQPAVPETAKEATPTHNVMLEPILVNLADADGHSYLRLGVVLAEELEKDAKPKEDKPAPGGDAAVRDAVLGVLGKKHAAELLEPEGKDALKKEVREALEARVPTAKVRAVYFTDFLVQR; encoded by the coding sequence ATGGCAAGTTCAGCGGCAGTATCGGATGTTCAACCGTCTTCGGTGGTGAAGGTGCCGCTTGGCTCTTTGCTGGTGGTGTGCGTGGTCGCAGTGGTGCTGGCTGTCGGGGGATCGGCAGGCGTGCTGTTGTATCTGTCGAAGCATGGCAAGCTCGTGTCGACTGTGCAGCTTCAACCTGCGGTTCCCGAGACAGCGAAAGAAGCTACACCGACACACAACGTGATGTTGGAACCGATCCTCGTAAATCTGGCGGATGCTGATGGGCACTCTTATCTGCGTTTAGGAGTGGTGCTGGCAGAAGAGTTGGAGAAGGACGCAAAGCCGAAGGAAGACAAGCCCGCGCCGGGTGGAGATGCTGCGGTTCGTGACGCCGTGCTTGGAGTGTTGGGGAAGAAGCATGCTGCTGAGCTATTGGAACCGGAAGGGAAGGACGCCCTGAAAAAAGAGGTGCGTGAGGCGCTTGAAGCACGGGTACCAACGGCAAAGGTTCGAGCGGTGTACTTCACGGATTTTCTGGTGCAGCGATGA